Proteins from a single region of Engystomops pustulosus chromosome 5, aEngPut4.maternal, whole genome shotgun sequence:
- the TSHZ1 gene encoding teashirt homolog 1, whose amino-acid sequence MPRRKQQAPRRSAAYVPAEELKASEIDEDNVEDDGLSLDVQDSEYLFNEEPENKETQSYQNSPVSSATNHDAGYGSPFSETSDHLADFKSTSSKDGQDREDSQNADNSSYPQDSLAQIKAVYTNLLSECSWSTLALDLKKPGSTSSTDGSKQSENADVKPKCPTPTPITSSSSTTNTSTSISVTTSNSTSSNSASGYDWHQAALAKTLQQTSYGLLPEPSLFSTVQLYRQNNKLYGSVFTGASKFRCKDCSAAYDTLVELTVHMNETGHYRDDNRDRDAERTRRWSKPRKRSLMEMEGKEDAQKVLKCMYCGHSFESLQDLSVHMIKTKHYQKVPLKEPVPAITKLVPTTKKRALQDISSPESPEQAGISPGATGTDNAKDPKAANPYVTPNNRYGYQNGASYTWQFEARKAQILKCMECGSSHDTLQQLTAHMMVTGHFLKVTNSASKKGKQLVLDAVVEEKIQSIPLPPTTHARLPASYIKKQPDSPAASPIPEDKKEAEQEKVINPEPEKKIKEENEEPEKIEPATSYQYLREEDLDDSPKGGLDILKSLENTVSSAISKAQNGAPSWGGYPSIHAAYQLPGTVKSLQPTVQSVQMQPSYASSVKSMASEHNALVHSPGSLSPPPHKSNVSAMEELVEKVTGKINVKKEEKPTEKEKVTPAKPISPVAKENKDILKTDESNIKTVKKSPDLDPQKKKEAPLETHTSNGTESHKTKITNGCNSFGIITDHSTEPSFINPLSALQSIMNTHLGKVSKPVSPSLDPLAMLYKISNSMLDKPIYPTTPVKQVESIDRYYYENSDQPIDLTKSKNKPLVASMTDPVSSPLRESALMDISDMVKNLTGRLTPKSSTPSTVSEKSDADGSSFEEALDELSPVHKRKGRQSNWNPQHLLILQAQFASSLRETAEGKYIMSDLGPQERVHISKFTGLSMTTISHWLANVKYQLRRTGGTKFLKNLDTGHPVFFCNDCASQFRTASTYISHLETHLGFSLKDLSKLSLNQITEQQNVSKVITNKALSSIGLIEEDSGSTFQCKLCNRTFASKHAVKLHLSKTHGKSPEDHVIYVTELEKQ is encoded by the coding sequence CATATGTACCTGCAGAAGAACTAAAGGCATCTGAAATTGATGAAGACAATGTAGAAGATGATGGACTTTCCTTGGATGTCCAAGACAGTGAATATTTATTTAATGAGGAACCAGAAAACAAAGAGACTCAAAGCTACCAAAACTCCCCTGTCAGTAGCGCAACTAATCATGATGCTGGCTATGGTTCTCCATTTAGTGAAACAAGTGACCACCTAGCAGATTTCAAAAGTACTTCCTCCAAGGATGGACAAGACAGAGAAGATAGCCAGAATGCAGACAATTCATCTTACCCTCAGGACAGTTTGGCACAAATTAAAGCAGTGTACACTAACCTACTTTCAGAATGCAGTTGGTCAACCCTGGCATTAGACCTGAAAAAGCCAGGTTCAACATCCAGTACAGATGGAAGCAAACAAAGTGAAAATGCAGATGTGAAACCTAAATGTCCTACACCTACACCGATTACAAGCAGCAGCAGTACTACTAATACAAGTACTAGCATAAGTGTTACTACAAGCAATAGTACAAGTAGTAACAGCGCTTCTGGATATGACTGGCACCAAGCTGCATTGGCAAAGACATTGCAACAAACATCTTATGGACTTCTGCCAGAGCCTAGCCTGTTTAGCACAGTGCAGCTCTATCGGCAAAACAATAAACTCTATGGATCTGTTTTTACTGGTGCCAGTAAGTTTCGATGCAAAGACTGCAGTGCAGCTTATGACACATTGGTAGAGCTAACTGTTCACATGAATGAAACAGGACATTATCGTGATGATAATAGAGACAGAGATGCTGAAAGAACCAGACGTTGGTCTAAACCTAGAAAAAGATCACTAATGGAGATGGAAGGAAAAGAGGATGCACAGAAAGTCTTGAAATGTATGTATTGTGGACATTCCTTTGAGTCTTTGCAAGATCTTAGTGTTCACATGATAAAAACGAAGCATTACCAAAAAGTGCCTCTTAAAGAGCCAGTACCAGCCATTACAAAACTGGTCCCTACTACAAAAAAACGAGCTCTCCAGGATATATCATCTCCTGAGTCACCTGAACAAGCAGGAATATCACCAGGGGCCACAGGAACTGATAATGCAAAGGACCCCAAAGCTGCCAATCCTTATGTGACTCCTAACAATAGATATGGCTATCAAAATGGTGCTAGTTATACATGGCAGTTTGAGGCACGCAAAGCTCAAATTTTGAAGTGCATGGAGTGTGGCAGCTCCCACGATACGTTACAGCAACTTACTGCTCACATGATGGTCACTGGACATTTCTTAAAAGTGACCAATTCTGCTTCTAAAAAAGGAAAACAGCTGGTTTTGGATGCAGTTGTGGAAGAGAAAATACAGTCTATACCTTTACCCCCAACTACACATGCACGACTACCAGCATCATATATAAAGAAGCAGCCAGACTCACCAGCTGCATCACCAATTCCTGAGGACAAAAAAGAAGCAGAACAGGAAAAAGTCATCAACCCTGAGccagaaaaaaagataaaggaAGAGAATGAGGAGCCAGAAAAAATTGAGCCTGCAACATCATATCAATACCTCAGGGAGGAGGATTTAGATGATAGTCCTAAGGGTGGGTTGGATATTTTAAAGTCACTGGAAAATACAGTATCCTCTGCAATTAGTAAGGCTCAAAATGGAGCACCATCATGGGGAGGATATCCCAGCATCCATGCTGCTTATCAGTTGCCTGGAACTGTAAAGTCATTGCAGCCAACTGTACAGAGTGTACAAATGCAACCATCGTATGCCAGTAGTGTCAAATCCATGGCATCTGAACACAATGCTTTGGTCCACTCTCCTGGTAGCCTATCACCTCCACCTCACAAAAGCAATGTATCCGCCATGGAAGAATTAGTGGAGAAAGTGACAggtaaaataaatgtaaagaaagaagaaaaaccaACAGAGAAGGAAAAAGTGACTCCGGCTAAACCCATATCTCCTGTAGCAAAGGAAAACAAAGACATTCTTAAAACAGATGAATCCAACATAAAGACTGTGAAAAAGTCCCCAGATCTGGACCCTCAGAAGAAAAAGGAAGCTCCACTTGAAACTCATACGTCAAATGGTACAGAATCCCATAAAACTAAAATTACTAATGGGTGCAACAGTTTCGGAATTATAACAGATCATTCAACTGAGCCATCATTTATTAACCCCCTGAGTGCATTACAATCGATAATGAATACTCATTTAGGCAAAGTATCTAAACCTGTAAGCCCATCTTTAGACCCACTAGCAATGTTATACAAAATTAGCAATAGTATGTTAGATAAACCTATCTATCCAACCACTCCTGTCAAACAGGTAGAGTCTATAGATCGGTACTACTATGAGAATAGTGACCAGCCAATAGAtttgacaaaatcaaaaaacaaaCCTCTTGTTGCAAGTATGACCGACCCGGTCTCCTCACCCTTAAGGGAAAGCGCACTGATGGATATTTCAGATATGGTGAAAAATCTCACTGGACGCTTAACACCCAAGTCTTCTACACCATCAACGGTATCTGAAAAGTCAGATGCAGATGGCAGCAGTTTTGAAGAGGCATTGGACGAGTTATCTCCTGTACATAAAAGAAAGGGCAGACAGTCCAACTGGAACCCCCAACATCTCCTTATACTTCAGGCCCAGTTTGCCTCTAGCTTACGAGAGACAGCTGAAGGCAAATATATCATGTCAGACTTAGGTCCTCAAGAACGGGTACACATCTCCAAGTTTACTGGTCTTTCAATGACAACAATTAGCCATTGGCTTGCCAATGTCAAATATCAGCTAAGGAGGACAGGGGGAACCAAATTTTTAAAGAATCTGGACACGGGACACCCTGTTTTCTTTTGTAATGATTGTGCCTCTCAATTCCGGACTGCCTCAACATATATAAGTCATTTAGAGACACATCTAGGTTTTAGCTTAAAGGATCTTTCAAAGCTTTCTCTCAATCAAATTACAGAGCAGCAGAATGTTTCAAAAGTTATCACCAATAAGGCTTTAAGCTCGATTGGACTTATTGAGGAGGACTCAGGCTCCACATTCCAGTGTAAGCTCTGCAACCGGACTTTTGCAAGCAAACACGCAGTTAAACTGCACCTTAGCAAAACACATGGAAAGTCCCCAGAGGACCATGTGATATATGTAACTGAATTGGAAAAACAGTAA